In Haloarcula halophila, a single window of DNA contains:
- a CDS encoding CopD family protein, which translates to MPRKPRVVLATLVVASLLGVSLTWTGTDTSPVSPVASWVAIVSLGTVLTNGLLWYWYTCMAGRRLPWLVRRWSQVGHVAGVAALASLVVRLATAADVGTAAVSLALGGLTGTVALGVTVAVNRRTVPPEISRPFVLVIAVSAGLGLVAIACADVGMNGGSFGAVAVRALHLVAVGAWIGGAVWHNAVVVPAVRSDRQTGVRPVVQRFRRLVPLFVAVVLLTGLYQASTWLGTTLAPYLSTQVGVTVVVKLVALGALVALVAHGRYQQRRSRGADH; encoded by the coding sequence ATGCCACGCAAACCCCGGGTCGTCTTAGCAACGCTCGTCGTCGCCTCGCTCCTCGGTGTGTCCCTCACGTGGACCGGGACCGACACCTCGCCAGTCTCCCCCGTCGCATCGTGGGTCGCCATCGTCTCGCTGGGGACAGTCCTGACGAACGGGCTCCTGTGGTACTGGTACACCTGCATGGCCGGCAGGCGGCTGCCGTGGCTGGTCCGTCGCTGGTCCCAGGTCGGACACGTCGCAGGTGTCGCGGCGCTTGCAAGCCTCGTCGTCCGGTTGGCGACCGCAGCGGATGTCGGTACCGCCGCAGTGTCACTGGCTCTCGGTGGGCTGACTGGCACGGTCGCACTCGGCGTCACGGTTGCGGTGAACCGACGGACCGTCCCGCCGGAAATTTCCCGACCCTTCGTCCTCGTGATCGCGGTGTCGGCTGGCCTCGGACTCGTCGCGATCGCCTGTGCAGACGTCGGAATGAACGGTGGCTCGTTCGGTGCGGTCGCCGTCAGAGCGCTCCACCTCGTCGCTGTCGGTGCCTGGATCGGCGGCGCGGTCTGGCACAACGCGGTCGTGGTGCCGGCGGTGAGGAGCGACAGGCAGACCGGCGTCAGGCCGGTGGTCCAGCGGTTCAGACGGCTCGTCCCGCTGTTCGTGGCCGTGGTACTGCTCACCGGCCTCTACCAGGCGTCGACCTGGCTGGGCACCACTCTCGCTCCCTATCTGAGCACACAGGTCGGGGTGACAGTGGTGGTAAAACTGGTCGCCCTCGGTGCCCTGGTAGCACTCGTCGCACACGGGCGATACCAGCAACGACGATCACGCGGAGCGGACCACTGA
- a CDS encoding ABC transporter substrate-binding protein has product MPGKVTAANQTGGFAVLTSEEFASLYDEHGAAAFEKFRSQHDRPFRFSTFPKGSVAYVLLRQWLDEELGVGTGNVTIENMAGLGPVRRALLSGNADGTLIMEPIPTVLEARDAPFRRITHTGEFIPDSPGGIMFMHDRVWDENPDIARAVLRQHRNATALINDRPAEAAKSVSGAFGDRLSRTLAQQAIRSPVSNYITDPRAIVGGTELCVERMHALGQISETVSTDDIFEPSLYRDLKTQ; this is encoded by the coding sequence GTGCCAGGGAAGGTTACGGCAGCGAACCAGACCGGCGGCTTCGCTGTCCTCACCTCGGAGGAGTTCGCCTCGCTCTACGACGAACACGGAGCCGCCGCCTTCGAGAAGTTCCGGAGTCAGCACGACCGACCGTTCAGGTTCTCCACGTTCCCCAAGGGTAGCGTCGCCTACGTGTTGCTCCGACAGTGGCTCGACGAGGAACTGGGTGTCGGCACGGGGAACGTCACGATCGAGAACATGGCCGGGCTCGGGCCGGTACGGCGGGCACTACTCTCCGGGAACGCCGACGGGACCCTGATCATGGAACCGATCCCGACGGTCCTCGAAGCCCGGGACGCCCCGTTCCGACGAATCACGCACACCGGCGAGTTCATCCCCGACTCGCCGGGCGGTATCATGTTCATGCACGACCGGGTCTGGGACGAGAACCCCGACATCGCGAGAGCGGTGCTCCGCCAGCACCGCAATGCGACAGCACTGATCAACGACCGACCCGCCGAAGCCGCGAAGTCTGTGAGCGGTGCGTTCGGCGACCGACTCTCCCGGACACTTGCCCAGCAGGCGATTCGGTCGCCGGTCTCGAACTACATCACCGATCCTCGGGCTATCGTGGGCGGGACCGAACTGTGTGTCGAACGGATGCACGCTCTCGGACAGATCTCCGAGACGGTCTCGACTGACGACATCTTCGAACCGTCACTCTACCGAGATCTGAAGACCCAGTGA